A DNA window from Trichosurus vulpecula isolate mTriVul1 chromosome 2, mTriVul1.pri, whole genome shotgun sequence contains the following coding sequences:
- the LOC118839310 gene encoding olfactory receptor 56A4-like → MALIGNSSSPLPSEFLLICFPGYQSWQHWLSLPLSLLFLLAMGANATLLLTIRLEASLHEPMYYLLSVLSLLDIVLCITVIPKVLAIFWFDLRPISFPACFLQMYIMNSFLTMESCTFTVMAYDRYVAICKPLHYPAIITNQFVVKAIIFIVARNALLTAPIPVLSAQLHYCGDNIIMNCICTNLSVSILSCDDITFNRIYQFVIGWTLLGSDLILIMLSYSFILRAVLRMKAEGAAAKALSTCGSHFILILFFSTILLVLVITNVARKRIPHDVPILLNILHHLIPPAMNPIVYGVRTKEIKQGMQKLLRKL, encoded by the coding sequence ATGGCACTTATTGGCAACAGCTCCTCTCCTTTACCTTCTGAGTTCCTCCTTATCTGTTTCCCTGGCTACCAGAGCTGGCAGCATTGGCTCTCTCTGCCCCTGAGCCTACTGTTCCTATTGGCCATGGGGGCCAATGCCACACTCCTCCTCACTATAAGGCTAGAAGCATCTCTGCATGAACCCATGTACTACTTACTTAGTGTACTATCTCTGCTGGATATTGTTCTCTGCATCACTGTCATCCCCAAAGTCCTGGCCATCTTCTGGTTTGATCTCAGACCCATCAGCTTCCCTGCCTGCTTCCTCCAGATGTATATCATGAACAGCTTCTTGACCATGGAATCCTGTACCTTCACTGTCATGGCTTATGATCGATATGTGGCCATCTGCAAACCACTACATTATCCAGCTATCATCACTAATCAATTTGTGGTCAAGGCCATCATCTTCATTGTGGCTAGGAATGCTCTCCTCACTGCACCCATTCCAGTCCTTTCAGCCCAACTCCATTACTGTGGGGACAACATCATCATGAATTGCATCTGCACTAATTTGTCTGTCTCTATACTTTCCTGTGATGACATCACTTTCAACCGGATCTATCAGTTTGTGATTGGCTGGACGCTATTGGGTTCTGACCTCATCCTCATCATGCTCTCTTACTCCTTTATCCTTCGGGCTGTACTAAGGATGAAAGCAGAGGGGGCTGCAGCCAAGGCCTTGAGCACATGTGGCTCCCATTTCATCCTTATTCTCTTCTTCAGCACCATCCTACTGGTACTGGTCATCACCAATGTAGCCAGAAAAAGAATTCCCCATGATGTCCCCATCCTTCTCAACATCCTGCATCACCTCATCCCCCCAGCCATGAACCCCATTGTCTATGGAGTCCGGACAAAGGAAATCAAGCAAGGGATGCAGAAGCTGTTGAGGAAGTTGTAA